Within the Salifodinibacter halophilus genome, the region TGCGGCGTTGCTGTCGCTGCTGGTGAGTCGTGAGCTGTTGGATCTGGTGACCGAGCAGGCTGATGACGAGATCGTGTTTCCGCCAGAACGCTGGGCGGCGACCTTCCGGTCGCACGCCCAGCTCATCCTCCACGAACTCGGTGAGTATCTCGGTTACTCACCACCGCCGTTGCTGGAGCGGCTGATCGAGGATGCTCAGAAGATTCACCAGCAACGTCCGGTCTTACAGGAGACGCTCGCTACCGCTACGCAACCGAGGTGTGAGTCTTAGCTAAAGACGAATGGTAGCCTCGATAAGTCGCTG harbors:
- a CDS encoding IS4 family transposase; the encoded protein is AALLSLLVSRELLDLVTEQADDEIVFPPERWAATFRSHAQLILHELGEYLGYSPPPLLERLIEDAQKIHQQRPVLQETLATATQPRCES